In Sorghum bicolor cultivar BTx623 chromosome 8, Sorghum_bicolor_NCBIv3, whole genome shotgun sequence, one genomic interval encodes:
- the LOC8063246 gene encoding GEM-like protein 5 produces the protein MEGKDGKHDVPATTAAPPPAGAPQPAAPAPPAESARWGTRQMGPPAAPGAHPENQEAARWTAARGDQELPPYVVMGEPVAVQRGKGDSPMEHILDFFNTWSRKAEELASNIWFNLKTAPSMSDAAMGKLSLGAKALSEGGFDKLYKQTFSSSPEEHLKKTFACYLSTATGPVAGTLYLTNMNVAFCSDRPLSFTAPSGQTAWSYYKVIIPLGKIATVEPVTMKENPPEKYVHIVTVDSHDFWFMGFVSYDKAVHNLVEAVSQRSQSQHGAGVTAAGTK, from the exons atggAGGGCAAGGACGGCAAGCACGACGTACCCGCCACCACGGCCGCGCCACCACCGGCCGGCGCGCCGCAGCCCGCGGCGCCTGCGCCTCCCGCGGAGTCGGCGCGGTGGGGCACGCGGCAGATGGGCCCGCCAGCGGCCCCCGGGGCGCACCCGGAGAACCAGGAGGCGGCGCGGTGGACGGCGGCGCGCGGGGACCAGGAGCTGCCGCCGTACGTCGTCATGGGGGAGCCCGTGGCGGTGCAGAGGGGCAAGGGGGATAGCCCCATGGAAcacatcctcgacttcttcaacaCCTGGAGCCGCAAGGCCGAGGAGCTGGCATCCAACATCTGGTTCAATC TGAAGACTGCGCCATCCATGTCTGACGCGGCGATGGGGAAGCTAAGCCTGGGCGCCAAGGCCCTGTCCGAGGGCGGCTTCGACAAGCTGTACAAGCAGACCTTCTCCTCCAGCCCCGAGGAGCACCTGAAGAAGACGTTCGCTTGCTACCTGTCGACGGCCACCGGCCCCGTCGCCGGCACGCTCTACCTGACCAACATGAACGTCGCCTTCTGCAGCGACCGCCCGCTCTCCTTCACCGCGCCGTCTGGCCAGACCGCTTGGAGCTACTACAAGGTTATTATCCCTCTTGGCAAGATCGCGACGGTGGAGCCGGTGACGATGAAGGAGAACCCGCCGGAGAAGTACGTGCACATCGTCACCGTGGACTCCCACGACTTCTGGTTCATGGGCTTCGTCAGCTACGACAAGGCCGTGCACAACCTCGTCGAGGCCGTCTCCCAGCGCTCCCAGTCCCAGCACGGCGCCGGCGTCACCGCTGCCGGCACCAAGTGA